From one Gemella morbillorum genomic stretch:
- a CDS encoding ATP-dependent helicase produces MYKYLESLNNEQLEAVLSNDNEIMLVAGAGTGKTNTIVKKIIYLIKEQRVIPYNILAVTFTNKAVREIRERVNNSLCTNHSGVVVNTFHQLAKSILDKDDNYQLLGYKSLKILEDEGREKILDKIIKYNEMYNRVNEFNKTIKGLLIDFNAKKNNRYIESSNKEYEELFKELYHAYVLEVFANGYIELDDLVNLVIVLLERYPEIRKEVSSAFDYIFVDEYQDVNKEQYKLIKLLKNKNKVLIVGDEDQAIYGWRGSNSKYFRDFQSEYPDCRVIKLERNYRSTQQILNLADGFIKQNKNRIDKTLKSDKIGVLPDIQEISSKENQIEFLFDQIQKLGSNKNDIAILIRNRDFDYLSDLKLKFVKNDIGYTMVGEFPLLKRKIIKDLMAVLKFLITDTDNISLSRIIKNMKLGLGEQFYNKIEEISVEENIKSYYHIMKNHEKYADLKRYSSKIESFIEKFKDYNMEKSFVIIIEKVVEEFFDEVILSEYHYLQEFIREANRYYEKNGYMTLNEYLDYIQYFKDTGKTDKVQIMTMHASKGLEYKNVFVVNLHEKYPMLNKANYEKLDKNDLAGIQVIEEERRLLYVAMTRAKERLFVLGSADNIFIKELKEIQENV; encoded by the coding sequence GTGTATAAATATTTGGAGAGTTTGAACAATGAGCAGTTAGAAGCAGTATTAAGTAATGATAATGAAATAATGCTTGTAGCAGGTGCAGGAACAGGTAAGACAAATACAATAGTTAAGAAAATAATATATTTGATAAAAGAACAAAGGGTAATACCATATAATATATTGGCAGTTACATTTACAAATAAAGCAGTAAGAGAAATAAGAGAACGTGTAAATAATTCATTATGTACTAATCATTCAGGAGTAGTAGTAAATACATTTCATCAGTTGGCAAAAAGTATATTAGATAAAGATGACAATTACCAATTATTAGGTTATAAAAGTTTAAAAATATTAGAAGATGAGGGCAGAGAAAAAATATTAGATAAAATAATAAAGTATAATGAAATGTATAATAGAGTTAATGAGTTTAATAAAACTATTAAAGGATTACTTATAGATTTTAATGCAAAGAAAAATAATAGATATATAGAAAGTTCAAATAAAGAATATGAAGAATTATTTAAAGAATTGTATCACGCTTATGTATTAGAAGTATTTGCCAATGGATATATAGAATTAGATGATTTAGTAAATTTAGTAATAGTATTATTAGAACGTTATCCAGAAATAAGAAAAGAAGTAAGTTCAGCATTTGATTATATATTTGTAGATGAATATCAAGATGTAAATAAAGAGCAATATAAACTAATTAAATTATTAAAAAATAAAAATAAAGTATTGATAGTAGGAGATGAAGACCAAGCAATATATGGTTGGCGAGGAAGTAACTCAAAATATTTTAGAGATTTTCAATCAGAATATCCTGATTGTAGAGTTATAAAATTAGAAAGAAATTATAGGTCGACACAACAAATATTAAATTTAGCAGATGGTTTTATTAAGCAAAATAAAAATAGGATTGATAAAACATTGAAATCTGATAAAATAGGTGTCTTGCCAGATATACAAGAAATAAGTTCTAAAGAAAATCAAATAGAATTTTTATTTGATCAAATACAAAAATTGGGTTCAAATAAAAATGATATAGCAATATTAATAAGAAATAGAGATTTTGATTATTTATCAGATTTAAAATTGAAATTTGTAAAAAATGATATAGGATATACAATGGTTGGAGAATTTCCATTATTAAAGAGAAAAATTATAAAAGATTTAATGGCAGTATTAAAATTTTTAATTACAGATACAGATAATATTTCTTTAAGTAGAATAATAAAAAATATGAAATTAGGATTAGGAGAACAGTTTTATAATAAAATTGAAGAAATTTCTGTAGAGGAAAATATAAAAAGTTATTATCATATAATGAAAAATCATGAGAAATATGCTGATTTAAAAAGGTATAGTTCTAAAATAGAAAGTTTTATAGAAAAGTTTAAAGATTATAATATGGAAAAATCATTTGTAATAATTATAGAAAAAGTTGTTGAAGAATTTTTTGACGAAGTAATATTATCAGAATATCATTACTTACAAGAATTTATAAGAGAAGCAAATAGATATTATGAAAAAAATGGTTATATGACTTTAAATGAATATTTAGATTATATTCAATATTTTAAAGATACAGGAAAAACAGATAAAGTACAAATAATGACAATGCACGCAAGCAAAGGATTAGAATATAAAAATGTATTTGTAGTGAATCTTCATGAAAAATACCCTATGTTAAATAAAGCTAATTATGAAAAATTAGATAAAAATGACCTTGCAGGAATACAAGTGATAGAAGAAGAACGAAGATTATTATATGTAGCAATGACAAGAGCGAAAGAAAGATTGTTTGTATTAGGAAGTGCAGATAATATTTTTATAAAGGAATTAAAAGAAATTCAGGAAAATGTTTAA
- a CDS encoding helix-turn-helix domain-containing protein, whose product MRKKNILFELYPSLSFNIRERRKQLGLTQKELGKLANVSFRTIQNYENGITPPSSYIIEKIALALEVSVETLISQYKFDNNFSAQQILEKVTQDKEYKSRVDNLILTDIIFDIADLEIRYQNNKLDEIVLDKSLGGRNKFNYERKYYLLKLMLEQKLQSMIEQIKSDMIENYSEVKKLYRETEKDVYYIYKEGLK is encoded by the coding sequence TTGAGGAAAAAAAATATTTTATTTGAATTATACCCTAGTTTAAGTTTTAATATTAGAGAACGAAGAAAACAGTTAGGATTAACACAAAAAGAATTAGGGAAGTTGGCTAATGTATCTTTTAGGACTATACAAAATTATGAGAATGGAATAACTCCACCAAGTTCGTATATAATAGAGAAAATAGCTTTAGCTTTAGAAGTTTCTGTAGAAACACTTATTAGTCAGTATAAATTTGATAATAATTTTTCTGCACAACAAATTTTAGAGAAAGTTACTCAAGATAAGGAATATAAATCAAGAGTTGATAATTTAATTTTAACAGATATAATTTTCGATATAGCTGATTTGGAAATAAGGTATCAAAATAATAAATTAGATGAAATTGTGCTTGATAAAAGTTTAGGTGGAAGAAATAAATTTAATTATGAAAGAAAGTATTATTTATTAAAATTAATGTTAGAACAAAAATTACAAAGTATGATTGAACAAATTAAAAGTGATATGATTGAAAATTATTCAGAAGTAAAGAAACTTTATAGAGAAACAGAAAAAGATGTTTATTATATTTATAAAGAGGGGTTAAAGTAA
- a CDS encoding FtsK/SpoIIIE domain-containing protein, protein MNKKEKLFIKYFKRPLAYKIDKNDEKIYQRTVGELITIIFLLVLSVVIYNYYIDISNLKEDWLKILLLTIGISVPVILVSYILLNNLLERVRNIQKLAELIFTSGYFIKPQLVSNTSVSKGLEDIFNVKGLVKSRESYKDLYFPKFYIKQNKNEIQIYIRLDGSKFQKEFLELETKLEYTFKIELKDKQVIDEFIIYTLSKFSLKDRLNFSDDNVEDNKLKLMKSVIWEFRKSPHALIVGGTGTGKSYLIFYLIKEILKKGYYLNIIDPKISDLTKLGYVSKKNLVVYEKEDVINLLDDVTLEMDNRYKEMLSTGDNFGEDYVAYGIKPYFLIFDELLAFVSVLDNKEKKEVMSKLTNIVVKGRQAGVFVIFATQRPDTDVLDGKVRDQLGLRIALGSLSNDGYKMIFGETNTAYKEIGLKGTGYYQIKEMVDRPKVFLSPYIVNGDLVGQEIMELIQERGL, encoded by the coding sequence ATGAATAAGAAAGAAAAATTATTTATAAAATATTTTAAAAGACCTTTAGCATATAAAATAGATAAAAATGATGAAAAGATATATCAAAGAACAGTAGGAGAATTAATAACAATAATTTTCCTGCTGGTATTATCTGTAGTGATTTATAATTACTATATAGATATATCTAATTTAAAAGAAGATTGGTTGAAAATATTGTTATTAACAATAGGAATATCAGTACCAGTAATATTAGTATCTTACATTTTGTTGAATAATTTATTAGAGCGAGTAAGAAATATTCAAAAGCTAGCTGAATTAATATTCACGTCAGGATATTTTATAAAACCTCAATTAGTGTCTAATACAAGTGTAAGCAAAGGATTAGAAGATATTTTTAATGTAAAAGGTTTGGTGAAAAGCAGGGAAAGTTACAAAGATTTATATTTTCCGAAGTTTTACATAAAGCAAAATAAAAATGAAATTCAAATATATATTAGATTAGATGGTTCAAAATTTCAAAAAGAATTTTTAGAGTTAGAAACAAAATTAGAATATACATTTAAAATAGAATTGAAAGATAAACAAGTAATAGATGAATTTATAATATATACATTATCTAAATTTTCATTAAAAGATAGATTAAATTTTAGTGATGATAATGTAGAAGATAATAAATTAAAATTAATGAAAAGTGTAATATGGGAGTTTAGAAAAAGTCCTCACGCTTTAATAGTTGGTGGAACAGGAACAGGGAAATCTTATTTAATATTTTATTTGATAAAAGAAATATTAAAAAAAGGTTATTATTTAAATATAATCGACCCTAAAATATCCGATTTAACAAAATTAGGTTATGTATCTAAAAAGAATTTAGTAGTATATGAAAAAGAAGATGTAATAAATTTATTAGATGATGTAACTTTAGAAATGGATAATAGATATAAAGAAATGTTATCTACAGGAGATAATTTTGGTGAGGATTATGTAGCTTATGGAATTAAACCATATTTTTTAATATTTGATGAATTATTAGCTTTTGTTTCTGTATTAGATAATAAAGAAAAAAAAGAAGTAATGTCAAAACTTACTAACATTGTTGTAAAAGGTCGACAAGCAGGAGTATTTGTAATTTTTGCAACACAAAGACCTGATACTGATGTTCTCGACGGAAAAGTAAGAGATCAATTAGGATTAAGGATAGCGTTAGGAAGTTTGTCAAATGACGGATATAAAATGATATTTGGCGAAACAAATACAGCATATAAAGAAATAGGATTAAAAGGAACGGGATATTATCAAATAAAAGAAATGGTTGATAGACCTAAAGTATTTTTATCACCATATATAGTAAATGGTGATTTAGTAGGTCAGGAAATAATGGAATTGATACAAGAAAGAGGGTTGTAA
- a CDS encoding ISL3 family transposase, with product MIDVLELLNFKDKRLKLYHSEKIKEDDKQVNYIYGSISYIPRKCPKCKNQELLKNGIDIVKLQILNICGVKSYLVLEKQRILCQKCNYCFSVMFKDCKKHCRKLKSVSNVVDYQLAKTKNSLNDIANSNEISTSYVQKQVSRYKKNIKVRKDTLPKVLGIDEINGVRTYQGKYNCLIYDIENKRVKDFLVTRRKQYLDEYFSGYTPEAKEQVEYFVTDMWDTYISLAKKHFKRSKIIIDRFHIIKLATETLNRIRIELMNKYKVTDFNYRVLYRFRDLIKLKSENVTTHYKKYRGYNFYSDYDVIRYILSLSEELEEAYYLMQAVFEMFDKKDVSKLDEIFSDTNINHWKIKSTVRTYLKYKEYIINSIIYPYSNGVVESANRNIKRLKNNACGYRNFQNFRTRVFMIFNYLPKNNKQQERNRTG from the coding sequence ATGATAGATGTATTAGAACTTTTAAATTTTAAAGATAAGAGATTGAAATTATATCATTCAGAGAAGATTAAAGAAGATGATAAACAAGTAAATTATATATATGGTAGTATAAGTTATATTCCTAGAAAATGTCCAAAATGTAAAAATCAGGAATTATTAAAAAATGGTATAGATATAGTTAAGTTGCAAATATTAAATATTTGTGGTGTAAAATCATATTTAGTATTGGAAAAACAAAGAATACTTTGTCAAAAGTGTAATTATTGTTTTAGTGTAATGTTTAAAGATTGCAAAAAACATTGTAGAAAATTAAAATCAGTATCAAATGTGGTAGATTATCAGTTAGCAAAAACAAAAAATTCATTAAATGATATAGCTAATAGTAATGAAATATCAACATCTTATGTTCAAAAGCAAGTATCAAGATATAAGAAAAATATAAAAGTAAGAAAAGATACATTGCCAAAAGTATTAGGGATAGATGAAATAAATGGAGTTAGAACATATCAAGGTAAATATAATTGTTTAATATATGATATTGAAAATAAAAGAGTGAAAGATTTTTTAGTAACTAGGAGAAAACAATATTTAGATGAATATTTTTCAGGATATACACCAGAAGCAAAGGAACAAGTAGAATATTTTGTTACTGATATGTGGGATACTTATATAAGTTTGGCTAAGAAACATTTTAAGAGGTCTAAAATAATAATAGATAGATTTCATATAATTAAATTAGCAACAGAAACATTAAATAGAATAAGAATAGAATTGATGAATAAATATAAAGTTACTGATTTTAATTATAGAGTTCTCTACAGGTTTAGGGATCTCATAAAATTAAAATCAGAAAATGTAACAACTCATTATAAAAAATATAGGGGGTATAATTTTTATTCTGATTATGATGTAATAAGGTATATATTATCATTATCAGAAGAATTAGAAGAAGCATATTATTTAATGCAAGCTGTATTTGAAATGTTTGATAAGAAAGATGTATCAAAATTAGATGAAATATTTAGTGATACAAATATTAATCATTGGAAAATAAAATCAACTGTAAGAACGTATTTAAAATATAAAGAGTATATTATTAATTCTATTATATATCCATATTCTAATGGAGTAGTAGAATCTGCAAATAGAAATATAAAGAGATTAAAAAATAATGCTTGTGGCTATAGAAATTTTCAAAATTTTAGGACAAGGGTATTTATGATATTTAATTATTTACCAAAGAATAATAAACAGCAGGAAAGAAATAGAACAGGATAA
- a CDS encoding helix-turn-helix domain-containing protein — protein MGKQVYNYTALLNNFSENMKKRRVELSLSQKELASIVGVSVRTIQNYENKKTIPTSAVMESISIALNISLNRMLGINELNSRKKSIDTLNKIDSLLLLINNAVEEIKEEMRSLR, from the coding sequence ATGGGAAAACAAGTATATAATTACACAGCTTTACTTAACAATTTTAGTGAAAATATGAAAAAAAGACGCGTAGAGTTAAGTTTATCTCAAAAAGAATTGGCTTCTATTGTTGGAGTTTCTGTCAGAACTATACAAAATTATGAAAATAAAAAAACTATACCTACCTCTGCAGTTATGGAATCAATTTCTATAGCTTTAAATATAAGTTTAAATAGAATGTTAGGTATAAATGAATTGAATAGTAGAAAAAAGTCAATAGATACATTAAATAAAATAGATTCTTTATTATTGCTTATAAATAATGCTGTAGAAGAAATAAAAGAAGAAATGAGAAGTTTAAGGTAG
- a CDS encoding CD3337/EF1877 family mobilome membrane protein codes for MTKKRKIIYIMISLLLFVFSTISVVYASSIDDKYNSLEQYKSYMHDSNWTWANTSVMMNYLANFFFSIAKVVASITDFFLKMLYDSDALNSIVNLLGDTSSTIYNNVFGKYGVLLFFIGAVVAGMRYMVSAHRGVKDMFQLVLLIGICTLWITNASSIINSANEFSNDVQSTIATSGDKLLGSDEKLDGKDVLREKFFKQAVEQPFLLLNFNELDKEKVNSNPNFKGVDGKSRIDSLLVKRDNEKEQEYLEKYEFADKKKLDDKLSDKQNYYISDEVVTHKLTVSFLSVIMNLILMLPFNVIAFFNFIIQIQILFYILIVPFTLLASYLPFMRMSYISVFKNLFGLYAIKAMLGLVILLVSLVMNLTRKIMESSNASPVTIYTTSTILLVVSLVAMWKNRKQILATLSAGGVGNIGMSTLNGMMKKPRFNGSIFNSGSSGENQDMNKQGNSYQENKAPEENLDSLQVRERYNYEEVERTPQEVTSNNQNNVNGNSLNNQPVLDEEQRIMNKEVINDSVRTPQTEYNQSLNMTRGNNYDYDNYRTSQSDYLSNSSNSLERSESNFMRNDNLERSSDNFSRYNNSSLESNINKERFNNQFDYSGNGDLSNSQVDVSNRQVNNSSEQINHRTEQRNSIKNEVNNSVRTSQAEFSEKLSREATEIKKQDS; via the coding sequence ATGACGAAAAAGAGGAAGATAATATATATAATGATAAGTTTATTATTATTTGTTTTTTCTACAATAAGTGTAGTATATGCTTCAAGTATTGATGATAAATATAATAGTTTAGAACAATATAAAAGTTATATGCATGATAGTAATTGGACTTGGGCAAATACTTCTGTAATGATGAATTATTTAGCTAATTTCTTTTTTAGTATAGCTAAAGTAGTTGCGAGTATTACAGATTTTTTCTTAAAAATGTTGTACGATAGTGATGCATTAAATAGTATTGTAAATTTATTAGGTGATACATCTTCAACTATATACAATAATGTATTTGGTAAATATGGAGTACTTTTATTTTTTATTGGTGCGGTAGTCGCAGGTATGCGTTATATGGTATCTGCACATCGAGGAGTAAAAGATATGTTTCAATTAGTACTTTTAATTGGGATATGTACTTTATGGATTACTAATGCAAGCAGTATAATTAATAGTGCTAATGAGTTTTCTAATGATGTTCAGTCGACTATAGCGACGAGTGGAGATAAATTATTAGGAAGTGATGAAAAATTAGATGGTAAAGATGTATTAAGGGAGAAGTTTTTTAAGCAAGCAGTAGAACAACCATTTTTACTTTTAAATTTTAATGAGTTAGATAAAGAAAAAGTAAATAGTAATCCTAATTTCAAAGGTGTAGATGGAAAAAGTAGGATTGATAGTTTGTTAGTAAAAAGAGATAATGAAAAGGAACAAGAGTATTTAGAAAAATATGAATTTGCTGATAAGAAAAAGTTAGATGATAAATTAAGTGATAAACAAAATTATTATATTTCAGATGAAGTAGTTACTCATAAACTTACAGTATCTTTTTTATCTGTAATTATGAATTTAATATTGATGTTACCTTTTAATGTAATAGCGTTTTTTAATTTTATAATTCAGATACAGATACTTTTTTATATATTAATAGTACCATTTACATTATTAGCTTCTTATTTACCATTTATGAGAATGAGTTATATAAGTGTATTTAAAAATTTATTTGGTTTATATGCAATAAAGGCAATGTTGGGGTTAGTAATATTATTGGTATCATTAGTGATGAATTTAACTAGAAAAATAATGGAGAGTTCAAATGCTTCGCCAGTAACTATATATACAACATCAACAATATTACTTGTAGTATCTTTAGTGGCAATGTGGAAGAATAGAAAACAGATTTTAGCAACTCTTTCAGCAGGTGGAGTAGGAAATATAGGAATGTCAACACTTAACGGAATGATGAAAAAACCTAGATTTAATGGTTCGATATTTAACAGCGGATCGAGTGGCGAAAATCAAGATATGAATAAACAAGGAAATTCATATCAAGAAAATAAAGCACCAGAAGAAAATCTAGATTCACTACAAGTTCGAGAACGTTATAATTATGAAGAAGTAGAACGTACACCACAAGAAGTTACAAGTAATAATCAGAATAATGTAAATGGTAATTCTTTAAATAATCAGCCTGTTTTAGATGAAGAACAAAGAATAATGAATAAAGAAGTTATAAACGATTCAGTTCGCACACCACAAACAGAATATAATCAAAGTTTAAATATGACAAGAGGAAATAATTATGATTATGATAATTATAGAACAAGTCAATCTGATTATTTAAGTAATAGTTCAAATAGTTTAGAGCGTTCAGAAAGTAATTTTATGAGAAATGATAATTTAGAAAGAAGTTCAGATAATTTTAGTCGTTATAATAATAGTTCTTTAGAAAGTAATATTAATAAAGAAAGATTTAATAATCAATTTGATTATTCAGGAAATGGTGATTTGTCTAATAGTCAAGTTGATGTAAGTAATAGACAAGTTAATAATTCATCTGAACAGATTAATCATAGAACAGAACAAAGAAATAGTATAAAAAATGAGGTTAATAATTCAGTTCGTACATCACAAGCTGAATTTAGTGAAAAATTATCAAGAGAAGCAACAGAAATAAAAAAACAGGATAGCTAG
- a CDS encoding phage tail tip lysozyme: MEDEKKNKAGRKVALGCLPFFILFLLLPVVLIFAIGGAMTNNKDCNGSSINAGGHIFAEDYVVLQGFGLTAWARQNIGTLYGSIGHTGIDVQPTNFRDFSSEKVGVHTISDGTVEAVAYTGIGGNYVLIDMGNGKHAYYGHLREATVKQGDQVKKGDQIGILGNTGATTVYHVHFEVQENPPSLATKDSSPYLGKEVLNNGDIIRVSDKLETHVESSSNKNCNGVNGIDTELVGSDNAEKVWNFFKKQGFSAEATAGIMGNFQRESGMNPAITEIGNGIGFGLAQWSFERRTKLENWSKENNLDVASLTAQLNFTIEEMKNIQFGSKSFEDFKNIRDVSEATELFERYFERAGVVALAERLRFAEAFYRQYK; the protein is encoded by the coding sequence ATGGAAGATGAAAAAAAGAATAAAGCAGGAAGAAAGGTAGCGTTAGGTTGTTTACCTTTTTTTATTTTGTTCTTATTATTGCCTGTAGTTTTAATATTTGCAATAGGTGGAGCAATGACAAATAACAAAGATTGTAACGGAAGTTCAATAAATGCAGGTGGGCATATTTTCGCAGAGGATTATGTGGTATTGCAGGGATTCGGTTTGACAGCTTGGGCAAGACAAAATATAGGAACTTTATACGGAAGTATAGGGCATACAGGAATAGATGTACAGCCTACTAATTTTAGAGATTTTAGTTCTGAAAAAGTAGGTGTACATACAATATCAGATGGAACAGTAGAAGCAGTAGCCTATACTGGTATAGGTGGAAATTATGTACTAATAGATATGGGAAATGGTAAACATGCTTATTATGGACATTTAAGAGAAGCTACAGTAAAACAAGGTGATCAAGTAAAAAAAGGTGACCAGATAGGAATTTTAGGTAATACTGGAGCGACAACAGTATATCATGTTCATTTTGAGGTACAGGAAAATCCACCTAGTTTGGCTACAAAAGATAGTTCGCCATATTTAGGTAAGGAAGTATTAAATAATGGAGATATAATAAGAGTAAGTGATAAATTAGAAACTCATGTAGAAAGTTCAAGTAATAAAAATTGTAATGGAGTTAATGGAATTGATACAGAGTTAGTAGGTAGTGATAATGCAGAGAAAGTTTGGAATTTCTTTAAAAAGCAAGGTTTTAGTGCAGAAGCAACAGCTGGAATAATGGGTAATTTTCAACGTGAAAGTGGAATGAATCCTGCAATAACAGAAATAGGAAATGGAATAGGTTTTGGACTTGCACAATGGAGTTTTGAAAGAAGAACAAAATTAGAAAATTGGTCTAAAGAAAATAATTTAGACGTAGCAAGTTTAACAGCACAACTTAATTTTACTATAGAGGAAATGAAAAATATTCAGTTTGGCTCGAAGTCTTTTGAAGATTTTAAAAATATTCGTGATGTATCAGAAGCAACAGAATTATTTGAAAGATATTTTGAAAGAGCAGGAGTTGTAGCATTAGCTGAAAGGTTACGTTTTGCAGAAGCATTTTATAGACAATATAAATAG
- a CDS encoding helix-turn-helix transcriptional regulator, protein MFKEIDSQMSQNFRRNLRNKRKELGLTQKELAKKVGVSFRTIQNYEGGLTPPTLSIVEKITLVLAVDFEQMFLPINDKSINYVKDFVKIDVEKINYLVMNINCSIEELNKELSKLDFLK, encoded by the coding sequence ATGTTTAAAGAAATTGATAGTCAAATGTCTCAAAATTTTAGAAGAAATTTGAGAAATAAAAGAAAAGAATTAGGCTTAACACAAAAAGAATTAGCAAAAAAAGTAGGTGTTTCATTTAGAACAATACAAAATTATGAGGGAGGTTTAACTCCACCTACTCTTAGTATAGTAGAAAAAATAACTTTAGTATTAGCTGTAGATTTTGAACAAATGTTTTTACCTATTAATGATAAATCAATAAATTATGTGAAAGATTTTGTAAAAATAGATGTTGAAAAGATAAATTATTTAGTGATGAATATAAATTGTTCTATTGAAGAATTAAATAAAGAATTAAGTAAATTGGATTTCTTAAAATAA